The stretch of DNA TGGGCAAGTTCATTCCATTTCTCACCCACGCGCAATCGCAAAGACTGAATGTTCGACTCGCTGCCTTTTATCATGTAGACATCGAGGTGACTGCGATCATCGATCGGATGTGTCACGGACCATCGAAAAATCGCGCCCCCTTGCGCGCGAAATTGTCTTCGATCTAACAGCAGTTTGCCCCCATCGGACTGCCCCAATAACCGGGCAACACCCTTTCCGAGGAGCCACGGGATGCCAAAGAGTAGAACCGGACTCGTAATCCACCACGGAATACCGCAGAGATGTTCCAGTATGAAGATGATGAGTACAGCGAAGCTGAATAAACCAAAGGAGAAGACGAAGAAAATGGAAACTATCCAGTCTGGCGAGACCGGATAAGTAACATCGAACCTTTCGGGAGTTACCTGTTGCACAGTCAATCGCGACCGACGAGGCAAGGCTGGCAAAAATGTCTTATCGATCGGCAACCACACTTTGTGCTCAGAGATCGTCGTCATGGTAACACCTGACTCGCCTCCTCAAAAAGAACGCTGAGCAGTTCCCAGCGAACCCGGCCACGACAGGTCGTTCCTGTATCGTGAACACGGAATGACTCTAACACCATTTGTGTGAAGCGACACGATCCTGTCAGATGAGAAATTGTTCATGAATCTCTGAAACTGTTTCTATGTCCCTTGCGAATGAGCAGTCATCAACCGTGCGAAAAACCGATCGATCAGAAAGGACCGACGAGCAATATCAACAACCAGATCGACACGATGGTTCAACTCTCGAATCAATGCTCGACCGCAGGAAGTCCCTGGTTAAAATTCGGAATTCTACCGAGAGGTGACGGCGCAAGAGGTATTATCTGACCGTCAACCGCGATGAGAATGAGTTGGATTTCGGATGAGGGATGGGGAGGTTCGCAATGAGGTACTGGAACTATCTATCCTACTCACCTTTTCTCGTCCCCACCTTCTTGCTCAGTCGCCATCACACTCTGGAAGCCGGTTATCTGGAACCTAAAGAGTAAATGCTGTGTGGTGATCGCTCGACAATTCATAAGTTCCCCGGAGGGTAACAGCGCGTTGTTGGTTGTGAAAACATGCTTGCCCAGAGCTGCAAGCATGGCACACAGAGCGGTCTTTTTTCATGGAAAACGAATGAGTTGGAGCTCACCCTCATCCCGGCCTTCTCCCGTCAGAACGGGAGAAGGAGTTGAAGGTCGATTTGCTCTCGCTCAATGGAAGATTTTCACTGGCTATGGCGGTCAGACTATAGCTGTCAGGCGATGGCACTCAGGCGAGGATGGGGTGGATGACTTCGCCATGGACATCGGTCAGGCGGTAATCACGACCCTGGAAGCGATGGACGAGTTTTGTATGGTCAAAGCCGAGCAGGTGCATGATTGTTGCCTGCACGTCGTGAATGTGCATCTTGTTTTCCGCCACGCGGAAGCCCAGATCGTCGGAGGCTCCATACGAGAAGCTGCGCTTTACGCCGCCACCTGCCATCCACATGGTGAAGCAATCGGGATAATGATCGCGGCCGAGGATGCCACCACCCGAAGTTCGTCCTTCGCGGAAAGGTGTTCGACCAAATTCGCCGCCGCAAATGACCAGTGTGTCATCCAGCATGCCCCGCTGACGAAGATCCTTCAGCAGAGCGGCTATCGGCTTATCCATCGAGCGGCATTTGTTGGTGAGCCCATCACGAATGTCTTCGCCGGGGCCTGTGCCGTGGAAATCCCAACCCCAGTCGAAGAGCTGCACAAAACGGACTCCCTGCTCGACGAGGCGGCGGGCCAGCAGGCAGTTATTGGCTAGTGAGGATTCGCCAGGTTTGGCGCCATAGGCCTCAATGACATCGGCGGGTTCTTTGGAGATATCCATCACCTCGGGGACGGAAGCCTGCATCCGGTAGGCCAGCTCATACTGCGCAATGCGTGTCAATGTCTCGGGATGACCTCCTTCGATGGCCTGCAACTGATTCAGATCGCGGAGCGTATCGAGTGTCTGCCGGCGGAGCTGGCGATCCATCCCTGCCGGATCGGAAACATAGAGGACAGGATCGCCTTTGGACCGGCACTGCACTCCCTGAAAGACCGAAGGTAAAAATCCGCTGCCGAAACTGCTCTTACCACCATTGGGCTGCACACCACTGGAAATGAGCACGACGAACCCGGGCAGATTCTCACTTTCCGATCCTAATCCGTAGGTGACCCAAGAACCGAGCGAAGGCCGGCCCGCACGCGGCGATCCCGTCAGCAACAAAAGTTCGGCTGGAGCATGATTGAACTGATCGGTCGTGACGGCTTTGAGCATGCACAGCTCATCGGCCACTGTCTGCAGGTGAGGCAACGCATCGGACAGCCAGACGCCTCCTTCGCCATACTGAGCAAACTGGCGTGGTGTCCCGAGAAGCTTGGGAGTGCCCGAAGTAAAGGCGAACGTTTTGCCTTTCAGATACTCATCAGGACACTCCTGCCCCGTCCGCTTGACCAGCTCTGGCTTGTAGTCGTAGAGATCAAGATGAGGGGGCGAACCCGTCAGGTGAATATAGATCACCCGCTGGGCACGGGCCTGATGATGGGGCTTCCTGGGTGACATCGGATTCACAACCATCCCGGCAGGAACTCCGCCAGCAGCATTGCTGGCATCCGCAGCGTACGCCGCCCGAGGAAGACCTCCCAGTTGTGTGGCCAACGCCATGCTTCCCAATGAAAGGCCCGTTTGCCCGAGAAAATACCGCCGGGTTTGATATGCCAGTTGTTGGGCGAGGAAAGTGGATTCGGTCATGATCAAACTCCGGGGCAGAACATCGAGCAATAGAGGCCAGGGTATTCGAGCGAATTTGGGAGTCGATTCTCAGATGGACGATCACCGTTTCATTAACGCTTCATCCAGATTGAGAATCACATTGGCAATTGTCGTCCAGGCCGCTCGTTGTGCGACCTGGCTTTCTTCGATCTGTGAATCTCCGGCCAGTTGGCGGGCCTGCTTGAGATCCTGCTGGAATGTCTGCAGTGTCGACTCGTAGAGCTGTTTGACTTTGTTCGACTCCTCCGGTGTGGGCTGTCGACAGAGAACTGTCGACCAGATCCACGCAATCTGTCCCTCCAGATCGGCGGGAGCTTCCTTGAGCATGCGGCGCGCCAGATGCTGTGACGCTTCGATGATCACAGGGTCGTTGAGTGTGACCAGTGCCTGGAGCGGAGTATTGGTTCGCACTCGCCGGAGATTGCAGACTTCCCGCGTGGGAGCATCGAAGGTAATCATCGACGGATAAGGATTTGACCGCCGCCACTGCGTATAAATCGCCCGGCGGTACTGGTCTTCACCCTGGCTGGTTTCCCAATCGGTATTGCCACCGAAAGCGGCATTCAGACCCAGCTTAGGCTGTGGAGGACGAACAGGTGGCCCGCCCATCTTGCGCGAGAGTAAGCCACTGACGAACAACGCCTGATCGCGCACCATCTCGGCACTGAGCCGTAATCTGGGCCCGCGGGCGAGCCAGCGATTTTCGGGATCTGCCAGATAGGCTTCCTGAGTCGTGCGGGATGATTGCCGATAAGTCTGGCTCATCACAATGGTTTTGATAAAGGCTTTCAGATCCCACTTCACACGATGCAATTCTGTGGCGAGCCAGTCGAGGAGTTCGGGGTGGCTGGGAAGCTCCCCTTGTGAGCCGAACTCTTCACTGGTTGAGACAAGACCCACGCCAAACAGATCTTCCCAGTATCGATTGGCAATCACACGGGCCGTGAGAGGATTGTCTGCAATCACGAGCCAGCGGGCCATTTCCAGGCGGTTATTGATCTGCTGATGACTTTGCGACATAAAGACTGCCGGTACGCCGGGGGAAACAGGTTCACCCAGATCGAGGTAATTGCCCCGGAGCTGGACTCGGGCTTCTCGCCTTTGGCCCTCGGGAAGTTCGCTGTAGACCGGGACTGTCATCTGGCGGATGTTGGCCAGAGATTTTTCGTCGTCGGCTTTTTGTTTGCGGACTGCTTCTAACGCAGGGTGAGCTTCGAGGAACGTTTTGATGAGCAGCTGGCGATCGTCATCGGTGCGTTGATCGGCAGCTTTCGAGAGAATTTCGCGGGCAGCAGCGGGATACTTCATCCATGCGGTGACCTGAGGATCGGAGGTCGCGCTGATCTGGAAAGACCCCAGGAGATGTTTGGCCTGACTGGATTGCTGACGGATCGTGATGACCCATGAGCCATCTCCCGGTGCCTGCCAAGGTTCTGGAGGCAAGAGCGTTAACTGATGACGTTTTTTATGTTGCCCGCCGACTGCCCAGCCTTGTTTGGGATCAATTTTCCCCGTGGAGAGCAGGCTTTCCGCAGAAAAACCCTTTTGTGAGTAATCGGCTACCGCAACGGAAATCGGTAGACTGATCTTCCCTCGTGGAGCAATCGAAATCTGTGGCGAAGGGACTGTCGCGGGAGCTTGAGAAAAAACGACTTCTCGATTCTCACCCAGTAATTCGACGATGTACCCAGCGAGTCGCTGTTCGAGAGATCCATCGGTGCGGTTCCAGAGAACGACTTCATCGATCTCGGAGACTTGCTGCAAGTCCACCTCCCACCAGGGATCTTGTGAAACAGCCGTATGTGTGACGGAATTCTGATAGAAATCTCCCGCGGTGTTTCCATCCACGGCCCTTTCGGCAGTGCCTCCGAAATCGGTGGAACTCTGCCGGGCGGGTTTGTTGAGAGCCAGATTGCTCGTATCGGGAATAGAAGTGTTGCGACCTTTGACTTCCACTTCGGCCAGGTGAATCATCTTCCCCGCGCCCGGTAAACTAATGCGCACATAGCGGGCCTGTGGAGCCTGAGTGCTGTCGGCTGGTTCAAATTGAGCTTCAATGCGGGAGATCACAAAGTTCCCGCCCCCATGTCCCGCACCACCACCAGGCAAGGCGGGATCGGGAATGGTTTCCAATCGCAAGCCGCCGATCGACTGGCCCGCTTTGGCAGGAATCGACAATTTGTAATCATCCTGCGGGGCCGTTTCGCGGGCTTCGATTCGCCCATCAGCCTGTACCACCAGTTCCAAGCCACTTTCCCGCCAAAGCTTCTCGGGAGTCAGCGCATTCCACTGGAGTGTTCGAGGAAAAGCGGTGTCCCAGGCCTCAAACTCGGCCACAAGATTTTCTGG from Planctopirus ephydatiae encodes:
- a CDS encoding DUF1501 domain-containing protein produces the protein MTESTFLAQQLAYQTRRYFLGQTGLSLGSMALATQLGGLPRAAYAADASNAAGGVPAGMVVNPMSPRKPHHQARAQRVIYIHLTGSPPHLDLYDYKPELVKRTGQECPDEYLKGKTFAFTSGTPKLLGTPRQFAQYGEGGVWLSDALPHLQTVADELCMLKAVTTDQFNHAPAELLLLTGSPRAGRPSLGSWVTYGLGSESENLPGFVVLISSGVQPNGGKSSFGSGFLPSVFQGVQCRSKGDPVLYVSDPAGMDRQLRRQTLDTLRDLNQLQAIEGGHPETLTRIAQYELAYRMQASVPEVMDISKEPADVIEAYGAKPGESSLANNCLLARRLVEQGVRFVQLFDWGWDFHGTGPGEDIRDGLTNKCRSMDKPIAALLKDLRQRGMLDDTLVICGGEFGRTPFREGRTSGGGILGRDHYPDCFTMWMAGGGVKRSFSYGASDDLGFRVAENKMHIHDVQATIMHLLGFDHTKLVHRFQGRDYRLTDVHGEVIHPILA
- a CDS encoding DUF1553 domain-containing protein yields the protein MARYNTSRWLGSFIGCGFALLTFVQSAQAESVSFVRDIKPILSNACFHCHGPDEADRKGGTDGLRLDTFEGATADLGGGAQAIKAGHPEASEMIERILSTDPDLVMPPPSVGRKLSPRQVDLLKKWISEGAKYEPHWSYVKPVRPTVVATQHQPDQSPAVMAGAIDELVQRKLKELNLKPAPEADREALIRRVSLDLTGLPPTREEVQAFLEDTSSNAYEKVVDRLLASSAYGEHWAHRWLDLARYADSAGYADDPPRTIWAYRDYVIDSLNRNKSFDQFTIEQLAGDLLPNPTREQRIATAFHRNTLTNNEGGTNDEEFRTVAVVDRVNTTFAVWMGTTMACAQCHTHKYDPLSQKEYFEFYALLNNTADADRRDESPLESWYTPEQESERQRLKNLIAGHERALSTLPENLVAEFEAWDTAFPRTLQWNALTPEKLWRESGLELVVQADGRIEARETAPQDDYKLSIPAKAGQSIGGLRLETIPDPALPGGGAGHGGGNFVISRIEAQFEPADSTQAPQARYVRISLPGAGKMIHLAEVEVKGRNTSIPDTSNLALNKPARQSSTDFGGTAERAVDGNTAGDFYQNSVTHTAVSQDPWWEVDLQQVSEIDEVVLWNRTDGSLEQRLAGYIVELLGENREVVFSQAPATVPSPQISIAPRGKISLPISVAVADYSQKGFSAESLLSTGKIDPKQGWAVGGQHKKRHQLTLLPPEPWQAPGDGSWVITIRQQSSQAKHLLGSFQISATSDPQVTAWMKYPAAAREILSKAADQRTDDDRQLLIKTFLEAHPALEAVRKQKADDEKSLANIRQMTVPVYSELPEGQRREARVQLRGNYLDLGEPVSPGVPAVFMSQSHQQINNRLEMARWLVIADNPLTARVIANRYWEDLFGVGLVSTSEEFGSQGELPSHPELLDWLATELHRVKWDLKAFIKTIVMSQTYRQSSRTTQEAYLADPENRWLARGPRLRLSAEMVRDQALFVSGLLSRKMGGPPVRPPQPKLGLNAAFGGNTDWETSQGEDQYRRAIYTQWRRSNPYPSMITFDAPTREVCNLRRVRTNTPLQALVTLNDPVIIEASQHLARRMLKEAPADLEGQIAWIWSTVLCRQPTPEESNKVKQLYESTLQTFQQDLKQARQLAGDSQIEESQVAQRAAWTTIANVILNLDEALMKR